GGAAGAGTGGGGTAGAGTGGTGAAATGGTTTTCATGGTGATCATGGTTGTTTAAAGAGTGGTGGTTCATGATAAACAATAAACAAAAGTAGTGATGGTGAGGTGCCGACGAAGGTGGTTATAAGGGGGTCACCATTGGTGACGATTTGTGATGGTGGAGGTTATGATGTTTGGCGAtgatggtggtggttagtggtgaatTGAGGTGGTCCGGTGAAGTGGCGATGGAAGTTTGAAAGTAGTCTCGGTGGTGGGATATATAATCTGTAGGATAATTAGATATGtactaatatatataacataatataataatgaatatagGAATACAGATAGATAGTGGAGAGAATAGTAACAAAACAGTTAAGCCATCACACTTTTGTATTATTCGATCGACACTTGATTTGCACGGGTGTTATTTCGTACTCCTTTGATAATTAGTGGCgactaaaagtcttcggaaaaattccaaatttttacaataattatctttatttattttggtcattatggtataaattcgatcattaaattattaaataaaaattacatcaactgtccctctcctttatgggtaaaatataaaaagtgttgaaatttatcaaatagtttctaaatacatttttgataagcctaaaatttatagaactcattttcggatcaccgtttattttaaaatcacatatattcatttttaactcgtttaatatcgatcgaattacaATAGAGCGTTACagtcgattacaaaataaattcgaaaatatatttatatattaaatatacttcatttacatatatagataccttttaaataatagttattatatattattttattttacattattagttctaacaattacgtcatataatatttcaaattcatatatttaaatatatatgtatctatttacaaatagttgttcgtgaatcgtcaaaagtggtcgaggttaaatgcattcatgaaaacagttcaaaaaccttgagactcaacattacagactttgcttatcgtgtcgaaatcatataaagattaagtttaaatttggtcgaaaattttcgggtcatcacacattctTTACATCAAATTGATGAAGTGGTCAATCTTCATTTGCAGCAACTGAGAACAGGACCCTGATAGTATCAATCTTTGCAACTGGTGAGAAGGTCTCGGAATAATCTATCCCATATGTTtgagtatatcccttggcaacaagtcgggctttgtatctttcaatggtaCCATCTGGTTTGTATTTTATTGTGAACACCCATCAGTTTTCTACTGGTTTTTTTCCTTGAGGGATGACACATTTTTCCCATGTGTCACTTTTCTTGAGCGCTTCCATTTCTTCCTCCATAGCCTTCTTCCATTTCTCAGATTTCATGGCTTGATCAACATTTGCTGGGATATTTTCAGAGTATAAAGCATAGTTGAATTTTTTTGCTTCACTGGATAGGTTTCCTTGTGCAATATTAGCCATAGGATACCTTGATCTTTGAGCTTTTCTTTCTGGGGAATACCTCTTTGGTGGAATTCCTCTGTTGGTCCTTTGTGGTAGGACATACCTTTCTGTATTTTCAGCAGAAGTTGAGGTGTTTTGTCCtccttgttcattatttgaagaagTTTCATTTTGATCAATGGTTGGTGATTCGGGACTTGGATTTGGTAATTCAGGGTTCGAATTTGGTACGGGATCAGGATTTGGTAATTCGGGACtaggatttggtgattcgggattTGGATTTGATATTTGAACATTGTCAGATTTAGGTATCCAGCTTatccaactgagagtgtcattaTCTTCCTTCTTCCCCTCACTCGTGAGATGGGTATTATAAAAGTATTCAGTTTCTATAAAGTTGCAATTCATTGTTGTGAAGACATGATGTTTTCTAGGACTATAACATCGACACCCCTTTTGATTTATGCCATAACCCACCATAACACATTTTTCGGCACACGGATCA
This genomic window from Rutidosis leptorrhynchoides isolate AG116_Rl617_1_P2 chromosome 2, CSIRO_AGI_Rlap_v1, whole genome shotgun sequence contains:
- the LOC139889967 gene encoding uncharacterized protein; protein product: MKSFCEQNGIIHQTSCGHTPEQNGVAERKNRLLLEMTRALLIESNVPRSFWPEALASATYLINRLPTKILGTKTPRDTLSQFHTLPISLNIEPRIFGCSFFVHIPKTERTKLDPCAEKCVMVGYGINQKGCRCYSPRKHHVFTTMNCNFIETEYFYNTHLTSEGKKEDNDTLSWISWIPKSDNVQISNPNPESPNPSPELPNPDPVPNSNPELPNPSPESPTIDQNETSSNNEQGGQNTSTSAENTERYVLPQRTNRGIPPKRYSPERKAQRSRYPMANIAQGNLSSEAKKFNYALYSENIPANVDQAMKSEKWKKAMEEEMEALKKSDTWEKCVIPQGKKPVEN